A single window of Nicotiana sylvestris chromosome 5, ASM39365v2, whole genome shotgun sequence DNA harbors:
- the LOC104211918 gene encoding protein SCO1 homolog 2, mitochondrial isoform X1, which produces MQVSRFLLNSIKNRSIQTLNPYKRFITPKRFHSASCMRSARKTNDQPLLTGPSPTPKSWNPYISPGALLGGFGGLILFLHYNDERRAIPKGQGEKFERSAIQGPIIGGPFSLIDIEGRVVTERNLRGNWVLLYFGYTSSPDVGPAEVQKMAKAIDILGSKQDLKILPVFVTIDPQRDTPSQLRAYLKEFDPRIMGLTGPVTAVRQMAQEYRVYFKKVDEEGDDYLVESSHNMYLVNPKMEVVRCFGVEYSGEELANAIVKELKKAET; this is translated from the exons ATGCAAGTGTCCAGGTTTCTCTTGAATTCAATTAAGAATCGCTCTATACAGACCCTGAATCCGTATAAAAG GTTTATCACACCTAAGCGCTTCCATTCAGCCAGCTGCATGAGATCTGCTAGAAAGACTAATGATCAGCCTTTATTAACTGGACCATCCCCAACACCAAAATCGTGGAACCCTTATATATCA CCTGGAGCTCTTTTGGGAGGATTTGGTGGACTGATCCTTTTTCTTCATTATAATGATGAAAGGAGAGCAATTCCAAAAG GTCAAGGCGAGAAATTTGAAAGAAGTGCAATCCAAGGGCCAATAATTGGAGGCCCCTTCAGTTTAATTGACATAGAAGGTCGTGTGGTAACGGAGCGCAACTTGCGTGGAAACTGGGTTCTTCTTTATTTTGGTTATACTTCATCTCCTGATGTTGGTCCAGCAGAAGTCCAGAAGATGGCTAAGGCTATTGATATTCTAG GGTCAAAACAGGATCTTAAAATTCTCCCAGTATTTGTCACAATTGATCCTCAACGCGATACGCCTTCACAACTTCGAGCTTATCTTAAAG AGTTTGACCCAAGAATAATGGGATTAACTGGACCAGTTACTGCTGTTAGACAGATGGCACAAGAATACCGAGTGTACTTTAAGAAGGTTGATGAAGAAGGAGATGATTATCTGGTGGAATCTTCTCACAACAT GTATTTGGTGAATCCAAAAATGGAAGTAGTTAGATGCTTCGGCGTGGAATACAGTGGGGAGGAACTGGCGAATGCAATTGTCAAGGAGCTCAAGAAAGCCGAAACGTAG
- the LOC104211918 gene encoding protein SCO1 homolog 2, mitochondrial isoform X2, translated as MFITPKRFHSASCMRSARKTNDQPLLTGPSPTPKSWNPYISPGALLGGFGGLILFLHYNDERRAIPKGQGEKFERSAIQGPIIGGPFSLIDIEGRVVTERNLRGNWVLLYFGYTSSPDVGPAEVQKMAKAIDILGSKQDLKILPVFVTIDPQRDTPSQLRAYLKEFDPRIMGLTGPVTAVRQMAQEYRVYFKKVDEEGDDYLVESSHNMYLVNPKMEVVRCFGVEYSGEELANAIVKELKKAET; from the exons AT GTTTATCACACCTAAGCGCTTCCATTCAGCCAGCTGCATGAGATCTGCTAGAAAGACTAATGATCAGCCTTTATTAACTGGACCATCCCCAACACCAAAATCGTGGAACCCTTATATATCA CCTGGAGCTCTTTTGGGAGGATTTGGTGGACTGATCCTTTTTCTTCATTATAATGATGAAAGGAGAGCAATTCCAAAAG GTCAAGGCGAGAAATTTGAAAGAAGTGCAATCCAAGGGCCAATAATTGGAGGCCCCTTCAGTTTAATTGACATAGAAGGTCGTGTGGTAACGGAGCGCAACTTGCGTGGAAACTGGGTTCTTCTTTATTTTGGTTATACTTCATCTCCTGATGTTGGTCCAGCAGAAGTCCAGAAGATGGCTAAGGCTATTGATATTCTAG GGTCAAAACAGGATCTTAAAATTCTCCCAGTATTTGTCACAATTGATCCTCAACGCGATACGCCTTCACAACTTCGAGCTTATCTTAAAG AGTTTGACCCAAGAATAATGGGATTAACTGGACCAGTTACTGCTGTTAGACAGATGGCACAAGAATACCGAGTGTACTTTAAGAAGGTTGATGAAGAAGGAGATGATTATCTGGTGGAATCTTCTCACAACAT GTATTTGGTGAATCCAAAAATGGAAGTAGTTAGATGCTTCGGCGTGGAATACAGTGGGGAGGAACTGGCGAATGCAATTGTCAAGGAGCTCAAGAAAGCCGAAACGTAG